A window of Macrotis lagotis isolate mMagLag1 chromosome X, bilby.v1.9.chrom.fasta, whole genome shotgun sequence contains these coding sequences:
- the LOC141500022 gene encoding ly-6/neurotoxin-like protein 1, with protein sequence MRSFLVMFLVATVMTKHLAQALNCHVCTANGNDCSNPVQCPGLSIYCKTIQTYSPDVVLKSCATSCIKDSVEEIQIKQNAKVSCCQSDLCNGAASWASGSTGFLLTGLLSIFWGLFALGL encoded by the exons ATGAGGTCCTTTTTAGTCATGTTCCTTGTAGCCACCGTCATGACCAAACACCTAG CCCAAGCCCTAAACTGTCATGTTTGTACAGCTAATGGCAATGACTGCTCAAACCCAGTGCAATGTCCAGGGTTAAGCATCTACTGCAAGACCATTCAGACCT ATTCTCCAGATGTGGTCCTCAAATCCTGTGCAACCAGCTGCATCAAGGATAGTGTGGAGGAGATCCAGATAAAGCAAAATGCCAAAGTGTCCTGCTGCCAGTCCGACCTGTGTAATGGGGCTGCTTCTTGGGCCTCAGGCTCCACAGGTTTCCTCCTCACTGGTCTCCTCAGCATCTTCTGGGGCCTGTTTGCTCTTGGCCTCTGA